One Fusarium poae strain DAOMC 252244 chromosome 4, whole genome shotgun sequence DNA window includes the following coding sequences:
- a CDS encoding hypothetical protein (BUSCO:539at5125), with protein MATSLAAQLAQVAANSKSTLNVKAQKAAHSKSLIWEPRVAATQSYQNLYTTCIQGFEELCQLDARFAPFHSTIFSEESQNQDRTQLTAAENEELDRRVEAFLRLAGSRLRLMPAIKSIEWLIRRFRIHEENTQALLLTFLPYHSIPAFATLLSILPNKIPYDFRFLDPYIRSVTSPPRSVLVRQAVMHPAFLSLISEYTLQSCRMQYNYPTLISFWAGIMTEAVGGILDKTRSGRANVQSENDQNLLHRLGPIFAESLVMKKVPSIQIASYMAIAVFVAKGNLEDNAVTAFMDQTVYGWTTETVRPALVVLATLAQYRSAKQMSGKTTKALMKVTDIGNLLVEIGQDRRVDKLANGLCLALIERLTKKGDARGLATIITILSSSVLKDKQIAVIFKSLILTAHRLNDDNDEDGALRRELGSALIALSQNEGKSGDTIQSVIEEVKFDIEELEMKLDLSFRSRRLPESKSDQDMGNGVEEKKTPQDLSFLLKELSGRSESLSPCLVPQPSEIFDEFSHIFFTVVSESSQSTELLSEFELNPKLHRQAAFKDCTYFSFFIRIWTGPYPALARVAALDMVKRRLKAGDAGKTDLQALLPYCISALSDPSKRVRKAAADLITVLTGLYIPPVPAKGLDLWGERSLYGKSEEFASLTSDVVAKVLHLQILPTVEECVMDPEHITAVLRAAIEQGKYQFKPDPSLDKKDHLSQPGRLSFLQFLASHIVHTPLILVKSRLLKAVNEIRGVSTTTRTQLLLPVLKWWASLGEDEAAKLCSSERLDKSDMDNYFVDVVVANDVAGLEFFMIFLREQEHTERAGLIRAIFARMRKIWSSMKPDVKFTAAQQLLEISQESAVSADSKSIVSAEAADFLRNVRLTTDILDSFLKSIPSGTEMITEPPANKRRRTSSSGGDRSLVTQVTPEISQELRKLTFILQLVENSDPAEHPDLLDGLFAALSELQQFRTVVGSELGYLQNLILRSLLAMMPVYKSNKKLKIDSSGGYGDLLVNCIQKSSSPVVQNAALLLVASLATAAPNLVLHSVMPIFTFMGVSVLRQSDDYSAHVVSQTIKEVIPPLIQSMRQGQKNPLASACDILVSFTTAFEHMPAHRRHGLFVALVETLGPEDFFHAIIGMLVDKYGSSDALLQFVIELLNHFSIATQLQTLVKLLDLIADLFKPKPGISFVLLGISESGDHKDKDLQEIALKQLSAFPVFLANKKLRLQIGGLMENDDMEASRLRELYATLLENILVLADTVKADKTLHGRCGQALHNHLNLLSIGEFIKAVENLLDRPDMGLRQKVLRALEVRVEQESNTDPASRAVLLAFLPQLTAGIRESTDVRYKHTAVTCVDKISEKYGKKDIEAVVAAATTIAGEHCLGQSDQRLRVMALLCLTSLVDVLQDAIVPVLPSAIPQAIRYLDESLKGDAQDEELHVASYGFISALAQHLPYMLSTYLDRILEVSNKSAEIDLEDNSIESRVDCLHFLAKQLEAKEIFSALDRNWESAKSAGFSAVAEFLDVLGLAIDKHPKSSISKNAMLLLSIITKVFDLRRQERVKGEFGEQDLLRLSALDASANDKALKMIYKLNDAAFRPVFVQIIEWSSSGLPKSDRLGRSLRQFSVYGFLEAFFGTLKSIVTNYATYIVEDAVKILTWVDLKNAEERQLRTRVLQTLGNCFEHDQDDFWQAPAHFGAVGPVLMDQFAHAGTVEVMDDLIPTTVELASAADSQAHQKELNSALLKHLRSESAAVRLAAVKCEQALTDRLGEEWLSMLHEMLPRISELQEDDDEVVERETHRWIVKIEGVLGESLDAMLQ; from the exons ATGGCGACCTCTCTCGCCGCTCAATTGGCGCAGGTAGCCGCCAATTCGAAGTCGACTCTCAACGTCAAGGCGCAAAAGGCTGCCCATTCCAAATCGCTAATCTGGGAGCCTCGAGTTGCCGCTACCCAAAGCTATCAAAACCTTTACACCACCTGTATCCAAGGATTCGAGGAACTCTGCCAGCTGGATGCTCGTTTTGCGCCGTTCCATTCCACCATCTTCAGCGAAGAGAGTCAAAACCAGGATCGCACCCAGCTCACAGCTGCCGAGAATGAGGAACTGGATCGTCGTGTTGAGGCTTTCCTGCGCCTTGCAGGTAGTCGACTCAGGCTGATGCCTGCGATCAAGTCTATCGAATGGCTTATCCGAAGATTCAG AATTCACGAGGAGAACACACAGGCTCTTCTACTGACTTTCTTGCCTTACCATTCGATTCCAGCCTTCGCTACGCTACTATCGATCCTTCCGAACAAGATTCCTTATGACTTTCGCTTCCTCGACCCTTACATCCGTTCCGTCACATCTCCTCCCCGATCCGTGTTGGTTCGACAGGCCGTCATGCACCCTGCCTTCCTTTCTCTCATCTCCGAGTACACCCTCCAATCATGCCGGATGCAGTACAACTATCCTACCCTGATTTCTTTCTGGGCCGGCATCATGACGGAGGCAGTCGGTGGTATCTTGGACAAGACTAGGTCGGGCAGGGCCAATGTGCAGAGCGAAAACGACCAAAACTTGCTTCACCGACTGGGACCTATCTTTGCCGAATCATTAGTTATGAAGAAGGTCCCCAGTATTCAAATCGCGTCGTACATGGCCATTGCAGTTTTTGTTGCCAAGGGCAATCTCGAAGACAATGCCGTGACTGCATTCATGGACCAGACTGTTTATGGCTGGACAACCGAAACTGTGAGGCCAGCCCTTGTCGTGCTTGCCACCCTAGCGCAGTACCGATCCGCGAAGCAGATGAGCGGCAAGACCACAAAGGCATTGATGAAGGTCACAGACATTGGAAACCTTCTCGTTGAGATCGGTCAAGACCGACGAGTTGACAAGTTGGCCAACGGCCTCTGCCTTGCGCTGATTGAGCGACTTACAAAGAAGGGCGACGCTCGAGGTCTAGCGACAATCATCACCATTCTGAGCAGCTCTGTTctcaaagacaaacaaatTGCCGTCATTTTCAAGTCACTTATCTTGACCGCGCATCGACTGAACGACGACAATGACGAAGACGGTGCCCTTCGACGAGAGCTTGGGTCAGCCCTTATTGCCCTGTCTCAGAACGAAGGCAAGTCCGGTGATACTATTCAATCCGTTATTGAGGAAGTCAAGTTCGATATTGAGGAGCTGGAGATGAAACTCGACCTTTCCTTCCGCTCGCGGCGGTTACCCGAATCAAAGAGCGATCAGGATATGGGTAATGGCGTcgaagaaaagaagacgCCTCAAGACTTAAGTTTTTTGCTCAAAGAACTTTCAGGCCGATCTGAATCACTCTCTCCCTGCCTTGTTCCCCAACCTAGCGAGATCTTTGACGAGTTCAGCCACATCTTTTTCACAGTTGTTTCTGAGAGTTCTCAAAGCACCGAGTTGCTCTCCGAGTTTGAGCTGAACCCGAAGCTTCACCGACAGGCAGCCTTCAAGGATTGCACCTATTTCAGTTTCTTCATCCGCATTTGGACCGGCCCCTACCCAGCTTTGGCTCGCGTCGCAGCTCTGGATATGGTTAAGAGAAGGCTTAAAGCTGGCGATGCAGGAAAGACGGATCTTCAAGCTTTGCTTCCTTACTGTATCTCGGCCCTCAGCGATCCCTCGAAGCGCGTCCGTAAAGCTGCCGCCGACTTGATTACTGTTCTCACTGGTCTTTACATTCCTCCTGTGCCTGCAAAGGGACTGGACCTCTGGGGTGAGCGAAGTCTTTATGGAAAGTCCGAGGAGTTTGCCTCTTTGACTTCCGACGTTGTCGCCAAAGTTTTGCACCTGCAGATTCTTCCTACTGTGGAGGAGTGTGTTATGGACCCCGAACATATCACTGCCGTACTTCGCGCCGCCATCGAACAAGGCAAATACCAATTTAAACCTGACCCATCATTAGACAAGAAGGACCACTTGTCTCAGCCTGGAAGATTATCTTTTCTCCAATTCCTTGCGTCCCACATTGTCCACACGCCTTTGATTTTGGTCAAGAGCAGGTTGCTGAAGGCTGTCAACGAGATCCGAGGTGTCAGTACCACAACGAGAACACAGCTTCTACTTCCAGTTTTGAAATGGTGGGCCAGCCTTGGTGAAGATGAGGCTGCCAAGCTTTGCAGCTCAGAACGCCTGGACAAGTCCGACATGGACAATTATTTCGTCGATGTAGTGGTCGCCAATGATGTTGCTGGTCTTGAGTTCTTTATGATATTCCTTAGGGAGCAGGAGCACACGGAAAGGGCGGGTCTCATCCGTGCCATCTTCGCACGTATGAGGAAGATTTGGTCTTCGATGAAGCCTGACGTCAAGTTCACAGCTGCTCAACAGCTGCTGGAGATTTCGCAAGAATCCGCCGTCTCTGCTGATTCCAAATCAATCGTTTCTGCTGAGGCTGCTGACTTCTTGAGGAACGTGCGACTCACCACCGATATTCTTGACTCTTTCCTCAAGTCTATCCCATCTGGAACAGAGATGATAACCGAGCCCCCGGCGAACAAACGACGCCGAACTAGCTCTTCTGGAGGTGACCGTAGCCTCGTCACTCAGGTCACACCCGAAATCAGCCAGGAGCTTCGAAAGCTCACATTCATTCTGCAGCTGGTTGAGAACTCCGACCCGGCCGAGCATCCTGATCTGTTGGATGGCTTGTTCGCTGCCCTCTCTGAACTCCAGCAGTTTAGAACAGTTGTTGGATCTGAGTTGGGCTATTTACAGAACCTTATCCTTCGAAGCCTTCTTGCCATGATGCCAGTTTACAAGTCgaacaagaagctcaagattgACAGCTCTGGTGGCTACGGGGACTTGCTTGTTAACTGCATTCAGAAGTCTTCTAGCCCCGTTGTCCAAAACGCTGCCCTTCTCCTGGTCGCTAGTCTGGCCACTGCCGCGCCGAACCTGGTTCTTCATAGTGTCATGCCCATCTTCACGTTTATGGGTGTTTCCGTACTTCGCCAAAGCGATGATTACTCCGCCCACGTTGTGTCCCAGACTATCAAAGAGGTCATTCCTCCGTTGATCCAATCTATGCGCCAAGGGCAAAAGAACCCTCTCGCTAGTGCCTGTGACATCCTCGTCAGCTTCACGACCGCTTTTGAGCACATGCCTGCCCATCGCCGACATGGACTGTTTGTTGCCCTGGTCGAGACTCTTGGCCCCGAGGATTTCTTTCACGCTATCATCGGCATGTTGGTCGACAAATATGGTTCCAGCGACGCTCTATTGCAATTTGTCATTGAGCTACTCAACCACTTTAGCATTGCAACACAACTGCAGACACtcgtcaagctgctcgaTCTTATCGCCGACTTGTTCAAGCCTAAGCCCGGTATCTCGTTCGTTCTCCTTGGCATTAGTGAGAGCGGAGatcacaaagacaaagatctCCAAGAGATTGCCCTCAAGCAACTATCTGCCTTCCCCGTCTTTTTGGCCAACAAGAAGCTTAGATTACAGATTGGAGGCTTGATGGAGAACGATGACATGGAGGCATCAAGACTGAGGGAGCTCTACGCTACCCTTCTTGAGAATATCCTTGTTCTGGCTGATACGGTCAAGGCGGACAAAACACTCCATGGCCGTTGCGGTCAGGCTCTCCATAACCACCTCAACTTGCTCTCGATTGGAGAGTTCATCAAGGCCGTGGAGAACCTTCTCGACAGACCGGATATGGGTCTACGACAAAAGGTTCTCCGCGCTCTCGAGGTCCGAGTGGAACAGGAAAGCAATACGGATCCCGCATCCAGAGCCGTCCTGCTGGCATTCCTTCCTCAGCTTACTGCCGGTATCCGGGAGTCGACGGACGTGCGATACAAGCACACTGCAGTCACATGTGTCGACAAGATTTCCGAGAAGTATGGCAAGAAAGATATTGAGGCAGTCGTGGCTGCCGCTACAACAATCGCCGGCGAGCATTGCTTGGGTCAGTCTGACCAGCGACTTCGAGTCATGGCTCTGCTGTGCCTTACCTCGCTCGTGGATGTACTCCAAGATGCAATTGTGCCAGTGCTGCCCAGCGCAATTCCTCAGGCTATCAGGTACCTTGATGAAAGTCTGAAGGGGGATGCTCAGGACGAAGAGCTCCACGTTGCTAGCTACGGATTTATCAGTGCTCTGGCTCAGCATCTTCCTTACATGCTTTCAACATATCTCGATCGCATCTTGGAGGTATCAAACAAATCTGCTGAAATTGACCTGGAAGACAATTCAATTGAAAGCCGTGTCGATTGCCTTCACTTTTTGGCTAAGCAACTTGAGGCAAAGGAGATCTTCTCGGCCCTCGACCGAAACTGGGAGAGTGCCAAGAGCGCCGGATTCTCT GCTGTTGCGGAATTCCTCGATGTACTGGGCTTGGCTATCGACAAGCACCCCAAGTCCAGTATTTCCAAGAATGCTATGTTACTGTTGAGCATTATCACGAAGGTATTCGATCTTCGACGACAGGAGCGTGTTAAGGGCGAGTTTGGCGAGCAGGATCTTCTGAGACTCAGTGCCCTTGACGCCAGTGCCAACGACAAGGCATTGAAGATGATTTACAAGCTCAACGACGCAGCTTTCAGACCTGTGTTTGTACAGATCATTGAGTGGTCGAGCTCTGGTCTGCCCAAGAGTGACCGATTGGGACGCTCGTTACGACAATTCAGCGTCTATGGATTCCTCGAGGCGTTTTTTGGCACGCTCAAGTCGATTGTCACCAATTACGCCACATACATTGTGGAGGATGCTGTCAAGATTTTGACGTGGGTGGATTTGAAGAACGCCGAAGAGCGACAACTCCGGACAAGGGTACTACAGACTTTGGGCAACTGTTTTGAGCACGACCAGGATGACTTCTGGCAGGCTCCGGCCCACTTCGGCGCCGTTGGGCCGGTACTGATGGATCAGTTCGCACATGCCGGCACGGTGGAGGTGATGGATGATCTCATCCCAACCACTGTGGAGCTCGCCTCGGCAGCAGACTCACAAGCTCATCAGAAGGAGCTTAACTCTGCGCTCCTGAAGCACCTACGATCCGAGTCTGCAGCGGTTAGACTTGCCGCTGTCAAGTGTGAGCAGGCATTGACGGACCGTCTGGGTGAGGAGTGGCTATCCATGTTACACGAGATGCTGCCTCGCATCAGTGAATTACaagaggacgatgatgaggtgGTTGAGCGTGAGACGCACCGATGGATCGTCAAGATTGAGGGAGTGCTGGGAGAGAGTCTGGATGCCATGTTACAATAG
- a CDS encoding hypothetical protein (BUSCO:22826at5125) has protein sequence MNFLSAHKERIVVLGSGWAGYALAKKISPSAASRVLISPRSHFVFTPLIASTAVGTLEFRAAVEPCRKLDLTEFHQAWASDLDFANKSITVEANQRDGVTARSGKDLKGPEFQIPYDKLVIAVGCYSQTFGVEGVKEHACFLRDATDARTVRLKILQKFEQASLPSTNTSQRKRLLHFAVVGGGPTGIEFAAELHDLIHEDLSKLYPELMPHVAITIYDIAPKVLPMFDQNLAAYATNIFKREGIRIKTEHHLQGIRRQGHVLLMRIKEEPEEVAAGVVVWSTGLMQNPLVGRTVDREVGDLGKIVKNEKTGGFAVDSHLRVQVKSKDSNGKEITKPLPDVYAIGDCANIEGQALPATAQVASQQAIYLGKRFNSGISSQGPPTAPFHFRNWGTMAYLGGWRAIHQNGADELKGRAAWILWRTAYLTKSMSFKNKLMIPFYWLITWIFGRDISRF, from the coding sequence ATGAACTTCCTCTCAGCCCATAAAGAACGTATCGTTGTTTTAGGCTCAGGATGGGCTGGATATGCCCTTGCCAAGAAAATATCACCTTCAGCAGCATCTCGTGTCCTCATTTCTCCTCGGTCTCACTTCGTCTTTACTCCCCTCATAGCCTCAACAGCCGTCGGCACTCTGGAGTTTCGTGCCGCTGTTGAGCCCTGTCGAAAACTTGACCTCACAGAGTTCCATCAAGCCTGGGCTTCAGATCTTGACTTTGCCAATAAGAGCATTACCGTCGAGGCCAACCAACGCGATGGAGTCACAGCTCGTTCGGGCAAAGATCTCAAGGGCCCTGAGTTCCAGATTCCTTATGACAAGCTCGTTATAGCTGTTGGTTGTTACAGCCAAACTTTTGGTGTTGAGGGTGTCAAGGAGCACGCGTGCTTCCTTCGAGATGCCACTGATGCTCGAACCGTGCGCCTAAAGATTTTGCAAAAGTTCGAACAGGCTTCTCTGCCTAGTACAAACACGTCTCAAAGAAAACGACTACTTCACTTTGCAGTTGTAGGCGGTGGTCCCACAGGTATCGAGTTTGCAGCTGAGCTTCACGATCTTATACACGAGGATCTGTCCAAGCTATATCCCGAACTGATGCCTCACGTCGCCATCACCATTTACGATATTGCACCCAAAGTTCTTCCCATGTTTGACCAGAACCTTGCCGCATACGCGACAAACATCTTCAAGCGAGAAGGCATCCGCATCAAGACAGAACATCACCTGCAAGGCATCCGTCGCCAAGGTCATGTACTTCTCATGCGTATAAAGGAGGAGCCCGAAGAAGTCGCAGCAGGTGTTGTGGTCTGGAGCACAGGACTCATGCAAAATCCACTCGTTGGAAGGACAGTCGACCGTGAAGTCGGGGACTTGGGCAAGATTGTAAAGAACGAAAAGACAGGTGGTTTTGCGGTTGATTCCCATCTTCGTGTGCAGGTAAAAAGCAAAGATTCCAATGGCAAGGAAATCACAAAGCCTTTGCCTGATGTGTACGCTATTGGAGACTGCGCAAACATTGAAGGCCAGGCACTCCCTGCCACAGCCCAAGTGGCGAGTCAACAAGCAATATATCTCGGCAAAAGATTTAACTCCGGAATATCTTCTCAAGGTCCTCCGACTGCGCCCTTCCACTTCCGTAACTGGGGGACTATGGCCTATCTCGGTGGCTGGAGGGCGATTCATCAGAATGGCGCAGACGAGCTCAAAGGTCGAGCGGCGTGGATTCTTTGGCGCACTGCGTATTTGACCAAAAGTATGAGTTTTAAGAACAAACTCATGATTCCTTTTTATTGGTTAATCACTTGGATCTTTGGACGAGATATCTCGAGATTTTGA
- a CDS encoding hypothetical protein (BUSCO:19874at5125): MTTKPTVNYGLYLVTDSTPEILGDRNLEQVVEESLRGGVTILQYRDKHSERNVAVDTAKKLHSIARRYNVPLLINDRVDVAVEVGCEGVHIGQDDMAYEEARKLLGPGKIIGVTASSEEEALKACEAGADYLGIGTVYSTQTKKDTKSIIGPSGVRDILSALHSAGYGSIPTVCIGGINASNTTPVLTSASSPSKALDGVAVVSALIAAPDPAAAARDLLGKVVIAKIPEVIRAVVDKTPLSHNMTNLVVQNFAANVALCVGASPIMANYAEEAADLAKLGGALVVNMGTVTPDGLENYLQAIKAYNEADRPIVLDPVGAGATVVRRNAVKTLLEAGRFTIIKGNEGEIQTIAGVTITQRGVDSTSSLGFAQKASLVRSVALHRRNVVILTGAIDLISDGARTLAISNGHPYLGEVTGTGCTLGTTVSAMVAAYGTDPLLAAVAGTVMFGLAAELAAKRPEVRGPGTFVPAFLDELYAIRKSTANGDLVWLNMAQVKAVDVNVDDTATN, from the exons ATGACTACCAAACCAACTGTGAATTATGGCCTGTACCTGGTCACAGACTCAACGCCAGAAATTCTTGGTGACCGTAACCTTGAACAAGTTGTCGAAGAGTCTCTACGAGGTGGCGTTACGATTTTGCAATACAGAGACAAACACAGCGAACGAAACGTCGCTGTAGATACAGCCAAGAAGCTACACTCCATCGCTCGCCGCTACAATGTTCCTCTCCTCATCAATGATCGTGTTGACGTTGCTGTTGAAGTAGGCTGTGAGGGTGTACATATTGGACAAGATGATATGG CATACGAGGAAGCAAGAAAGCTACTGGGCCCAGGTAAAATTATTGGAGTGACCGCAAGCTCCGAGGAAGAAGCCCTCAAGGCTTGTGAAGCCGGCGCTGACTATCTCGGTATCGGGACCGTCTATTCCACACAGAC CAAAAAAGACACCAAATCCATCATTGGCCCCTCTGGTGTCCGAGATATACTCTCGGCTCTACACAGCGCAGGTTACGGCTCTATCCCTACTGTCTGCATTGGTGGCATCAACGCCAGCAACACTACCCCTGTTCTTACCTCGGCTAGTTCTCCCTCCAAGGCTCTCGATGGTGTCGCTGTAGTGAGCGCCCTCATCGCTGCCCCTGACCCGGCCGCTGCTGCTCGTGATCTTCTCGGCAAAGTTGTCATCGCCAAGATTCCAGAAGTCATCCGCGCAGTGGTCGACAAGACGCCTCTCTCGCATAACATGACAAACCTA GTCGTTCAGAACTTCGCTGCTAATGTAGCTCTTTGCGTTGGGGCAAGCCCTATCATGGCCAACTACGCTGAAGAGGCTGCGGATCTGGCTAAACTTGGCGGTGCCCTTGTAGTCAACATGGGGACCGTCACTCCGGATGGCCTTGAGAACTACCTCCAAGCCATCAAGGCATACAACGAGGCTGACCGACCCATAGTTCTTGATCCTGTTGG TGCCGGTGCCACGGTCGTTCGACGCAACGCCGTCAAAACTCTTCTTGAAGCTGGCCGTTTCACTATCATCAAGGGTAATGAGGGCGAGATCCAAACTATCGCTGGTGTGACCATCACTCAACGTGGAGTTGACTCTACATCGTCTCTTGGTTTTGCCCAGAAAGCTTCCCTCGTGCGCTCCGTCGCCTTGCACCGACGAAACGTCGTCATCCTCACGGGCGCTATCGATCTTATAAGCGATGGAGCCCGCACTCTGGCAATCAGCAACGGGCATCCTTATCTTGGTGAAGTCACAGGTACTGGATGCACTCTGGGCACCACAGTCAGCGCTATGGTTGCTGCATATGGCACTGACCCTCTTCTTGCCGCCGTGGCAGGAACCGTCATGTTTGGACTGGCTGCCGAACTTGCTGCCAAGAGACCTGAGGTTCGTGGACCGGGGACTTTCGTACCGGCCTTCCTCGATGAGTTGTACGCCATCAGGAAGTCAACTGCCAACGGTGACTTGGTGTGGCTGAACATGGCGCAAGTCAAGGCAGTCGATGTTAACGTTGATGATACTGCAACTAATTAG
- a CDS encoding hypothetical protein (BUSCO:18417at5125), whose protein sequence is MSPGSAQAKNKGPKACTTCAKAKARCVPGPLGSLKCDRCHRLDKPCVNQTPAPARPRRSPKLSKIAALEKRLEELSSHVRRESSSEEEESSPSQTEGSRPELLSRSDAWRFDHIFPSKPGTESNPGQHPPPSAPNKIRPWDSWWPTPQEAELLLNGFRTIHSCLFPFVCVPAHMTALELREDRPFLWKAVMMVGCFLDGARQVKLGQELLAEIGRSAVVDGLNSLDLLQGMQILVAWFHYGLKGSQLTNLLFLARAICANLRFKDDASLKGEEFHRNLDHMRVYVGTFYLNTLVFATNRRPDLMMNTTHLDMCCRVIETNMQYPSDEYLIKLVRIQQLTHSISVTMAEDNLGQTTSKVPLNMVVQSFEEQLRQYRESLVERFSDNDNLKSHANVAEVLLYEIALSEQPAAASYLPLTDRLQLLWSCLRSLRTFFDLRFDHRELERPRFLCMSATEFVYTVIVGIKIVTLQLPGWNLVNVHGELDVVEVMSQQAQDLDIIVQRRKHGNMLGTATPAGIPTPPPPPDPFERLVRQLKNVRDLVRAERQRLLAGAGNSDLVSFSQEFLLDDSGTDFWQAAATRGYNVWHIIGDPSVLNEAS, encoded by the exons ATGAGTCCTGGCTCAGCTCAAGCTAAGAACAAGGGGCCCAAAGCATGCACAACATGCGCTAAGGCTAAGGCAAGATGTGTCCCCGGCCCTCTTGGGAGCCTCAAGTGCGACAG GTGCCATCGACTGGACAAGCCATGCGTGAACCAAACTCCGGCTCCGGCCCGGCCCCGTAGAAGTCCAAAGCTTTCTAAGATAGCAGCTCTGGAGAAACGTCTCGAAGAGTTGTCTTCACACGTACGTCGCGAATCCTCttcagaagaagaagagtctAGTCCTTCTCAGACAGAAGGGAGTCGACCAGAACTCTTGTCCAGGTCTGATGCATGGAGGTTTGATCACATATTTCCTTCCAAACCAGGGACTGAGAGTAACCCCGGTCAACATCCTCCACCGTCAGCTCCTAACAAGATACGGCCATGGGACTCCTGGTGGCCCACGCCACAGGAAGCGGAGCTTCTGCTCAATGGATTTAGGACCATACACTCATGCCTGTTCCCATTCGTGTGCGTGCCAGCGCATATGACAGCTTTGGAGCTGCGGGAGGATCGACCATTTCTATGGAAAGCCGTCATGATGGTGGGGTGCTTTCTCGACGGAGCTAGACAGGTTAAGCTTGGCCAAGAGTTATTAGCTGAAATTGGCCGATCAGCTGTTGTAGATGGACTTAACAGTCTTGACCTGTTGCAGGGCATGCAGATTCTGGTGGCATG GTTTCATTACGGGCTAAAAGGCTCGCAGTTGACGAATCTTTTGTTCCTTGCTCGGGCTATCTGCGCCAATCTAAGGTTCAAAGACGATGCTAGCCTCAAGGGTGAAGAATTCCATCGTAACCTTGATCATATGAGGGTATACGTCGGAACATTTTATCTTAACACTCT AGTGTTTGCAACGAATAGGCGACCCGATCTCATGATGAACACTACGCATTTGGACATGTGTTGCAGGGTTATCGAGACAAACATGCAATACCCGTCCGATGAGTATCTAATCAAGCTTGTACGCATTCAACAGCTGACACATTCAATATCTGTTACCATGGCAGAGGACAACCTTGGTCAAACCACCAGCAAGGTGCCATTAAATATGGTAGTACAATCGTTTGAGGAGCAATTGCGGCAGTACAGAGAATCTCTTGTTGAACGGTTCTCGGACAACG ACAACCTCAAATCCCATGCAAATGTAGCTGAAGTTCTCCTTTATGAGATCGCCCTCTCGGAGCAACCAGCTGCAGCATCCTATCTGCCTTTGACGGACAGACTGCAACTACTCTGGTCTTGTCTCCGGTCCCTCAGAACGTTTTTCGACCTCCGTTTCGATCATCGAGAACTTGAACGTCCCCGTTTCCTATGCATGAGTGCTACTGAGTTCGTATACACGGTCATCGTTGGTATTAAGATCGTAACACTTCAGCTACCAGGGTGGAATCTCGTCAATGTTCATGGAGAGCTTGATGTCGTTGAAGTCATGAGCCAGCAAGCCCAAGACCTGGACATCATTGTCCAGCGTCGTAAGCATGGCAATATGTTAGGAACAGCAACACCTGCGGGAATTCCAACGCCGCCGCCTCCCCCGGATCCGTTTGAGAGACTTGTAAGACAGCTCAAGAATGTAAGAGATTTAGTTAGAGCTGAGAGACAGCGGTTGCTAGCGGGGGCTGGCAATTCTGACCTCGTGAGTTTTAGTCAGGAGTTTCTGTTGGATGATTCTGGGACCGACTTTTGGCAAGCCGCAGCTACGAGAGGTTACAACGTGTGGCATATCATCGGCGACCCTAGTGTTTTGAACGAGGCATCTTGA